The DNA sequence ATGGCGAAGTTGTCCGCCGACCCCGATCCCGCGGTTCGGTTCCAACTGGCGGCATCCGCGGGAAGTCTTTCCGCGGATGCGCGCGTGGGGATTTGTCTCGAGATCGCGCAGACTGACGCGGTGGACCCGTGGTTTCGCCTCGCACTGCTTGGCAGTACGAATGCCGAGACCCTGAAGTTCATTCTTGCGCTATTCGAGCGTTCACAAGGCGACATGGATGCGTACGCCTTCGCCAGATTCGAGTTCCTCGGCGCGTTGTGCGAAGTTGTGGGCAAGTCCGGGCACTCGGAAGATATCACGGCGCTGCTGGCGGCGATCGCGCGCCAGCAATTCATCACGGCGGTGCCGGATTTGGCGATGTTCTCCGGCCTCGCGCGGGGACTCTCGCAGTCCAAGAAGCCTTTGCGTCAATGGCTCATCGATCCGCCCGCAGGACTAACGGGAGAGACGATTGCCGCGCTGGGCCGCGTGTTCGCGTCGGCAGATTACGTTGCGCACAAGGACGACGCGCGCGACTTTCTCCGCGCCGCAGCGGTGTACGTGTTGGCGCAGGACCCCGATCCGTCCGGTGTCGAGACCGTAAAGAAGCTGCTGGCCGGTGGCGACAACGACGCCGTGCGGAACGCCGCGCTGGATGCGTTGGTGAACGGCGGGGACCAGGCGGTGGTCGCGTCAATGATCGCGGACTGGCGCAAGCTGACGCGGCCCGCTCAGCGGGCGTTGGTCGCGAGCATGGTACGATCGCCCGACTCCGCAACGGTCCTACTGGACGCCATCGGCGCCGGCACGCCGTCGCCGTTGGAGATCGATCCGGCCGCGCGCGAAACCTTGAAAGCGTATCCGGTCCCCAAGTTAAGAGAGCGCGCGGCATCGCTTTTCGTCAGTTCGACCGCGGGCGCGAAGGCGGACGTGATTAGGACGTATTCCGCGGCGCTCGATCTTGCGGGCGACCGTGCGCGCGGGGCGGGCGTGTTCGCGCTGAATTGTCTGCCGTGCCACACGATTCAAGGCGTTGGCCAGCACGTTGGACCCGATCTGAGCGGCATTGCGAGCAAGACAAAGGAGCAACTGCTGCACTCGATCGTCGATCCGAGCGCGGAGATTTCGCCTGACTACATCAACTACACGATCTCGACCGTGGACTTCGAGATCGTCAACGGCGTGCTCGGCGGCGAGACGGCGTCGAGCATCACGCTGAGACAGGCGGCGGGAATCGAAACGACCGTGCTGCGGGAGAACATCGAGGAGATGACCGTCAGCGATCAGTCGCTGATGCCGCAAGGATTGGAGGCAGCGTTTGACGTGCAGGGTATGGCGGACCTGCTCGAATTCCTGCACCATCCCGACCGGAAAATGTTGGAGGACGCCGCGAGAGCAGCCTTGCCGCCACAGGAGTAAGAGCCATGCGTACCTACTGGGCCGCGATTCTGGCGGTGCTTGCCGCCATGGGCGCAAATGCGCAACGAAACGCGGACGACACGCCGTTACCCCAGGATCCGAAACAACTGATCTATGGCCACGCTCGCGTGGTCCACGCGCCCCCCACGTTCACGCCCCCGCCGGGCCCGCTCCTGTTTCTGGACGAGTACTTCATCGACGCGAGCGAAAACGTCTCGCGCGAAGTTGAGAGTCCCCAGCGTCGGGAATCGATTCCGAACCCCATCGTGACCGGCAAAGAGGATGGGTGTTTTCAGCCGTACATGACAGTCCTGCGCGACGAGGAGAAGGATGTGTTTCGGCTGTGGTACGGGCGGCACACCGATGCCATGGATTCGAACCGTTCGCGCATTGGGTACTTGGAGTCCACAGACGGAATTCGCTGGGAACGCCCGGCGCGCACGCTCAACGATCCCGGGCCAATTCAGTTCGGTGTCGCGGTCGTTGATACCGGCGCGAATGCGCCCGAGTTGACGCGCCGGTACATTTACGCTTGGCATATCGACGGCTGGTTGAGTCTGGCCGGCTCCGCGGACGGCATCGCATGGTCCCCCCTCGATCCCTCGCGGGTGGTCAAACACAGTCATGACATCAACGGTTTGTATTTCGATCCGGTCCGCAACCGCTTCGTCGCTACCATTTCCGTCTATCGACCCGGCTACGATTGGAAGAACAACCGGCGCGTGACCATGCACAGTCTCAGCACGGATTTGAAGTCGTGGTCGGTCCCGCACTACGTCGTGCTGCCGTCTACGGAAGTCGATGACGGCGAGACGCAGTTCTACGCGATGGACGGTTACCTTGCCCGTGGGCGCACCGTGATCGGCATGGTAAAAGTGTTGCGGGACGATTTGAAAGCAGACGATCCGCCGGACCCGCCCGACGCGTACGGTGTCGGGTATACGGCGCTGGCGTGGTCCCACGACGGCGTGCATTGGCTTCGCGACACCGCGCACTTCTTCGATCCGGACCCGCGCAAGGGGGCGTGGGACCACGCACACGCGTGGATCGACGAGCAGGTCCCGGTTGGCGGCGACGTGTATCTCTACTACGGTGGATACGCGCGCGGCCACAAGGTGAACCGATTCGAGGAACGGCAGATCGGGTTGGTGACGATGAAGCGCGACCGGTACGTAGCGCGCGTGGCCGGTAAAACGCCTGGCGTGTTGCGCACGGTTCCATTCACGTTCATTGGCGAATCGCTGTCCATCAACGCCAATGCGAGCGGCGGTGGGATTCGAGTGCGCGTACTCGACGACACGGGAGGGCCCGTTCGCGGGTTTTCATACGAGGATTGCACGCCGATTACGGGCGACTCGCTCGATGCTCCGATTGAATGGAAGGCAAAAGCCGTCGCGTTGCGCGGAAAGTTGATTCGGCTGGAGTTTGCGCTGAAGGACGCGCGCTTATACGCGTTGAACATCGTGGGCGCGGAATAGGGCGCGCGTCGAGGCGGTATCCACTGCGCCTCGTGTACGAAACTCAAAAAGGGGTAACCACGTACCGTCCGGGTTTGTGGCCAGACTCGACCGTAATCCGCCCAAGCGAGGCCAGTGCAAATCGGCGTTCGGGAATTCGGGGACACCCACCGCCGGCGCAGCCGATTTCGTGTTCGTAGCCGGCCTCGCATTCGGCGGCAACAGTCGTTCACATCGAGATCAGAACTCGATCGAAGTATAGAAGTAGACAAAGTCCTGGTCGTCGTCGCTGCGGCCGCCGATGTTGCGCAGGCCATATTCGTCGGTAAACGCAATACCCTCTCCAATTGCGTCGCCGGTGAACCAGTGGGACCAGCCAAGCTCGAATGTGAGGTTGTCGGAGTACGCGTAGGTAACCCAAAGGGACGTCTGCCAGCCGAGGTCTTTCGAGCCGTCCTCAGTCCAGAACGAAAGCGCGGGCGCAACAGGAACCTTCCAGTCACCGAATGTAACGCCAACCGGACTGTCAAACCCTTCGATCAATTCGAGGTACGACAATGTCAGTCCGAGTTCCACGCGTTCACTCGGGTATGCGTTTACGCCGATATAACCTTTCCAGAAGTTCGACATTGCGGTCACGTCGATGAACATGTCTTCGAGCCACGAGGTGAACAGGCGATTGAACGAAACGCTGCTATCCGGACGGTCGAACGGATTGAGCCACTCGAGAAACGAAATGTCCCGGTTGTCCTCGCCGCCGTAATACGCGCCGCCCAGAAACGCGCGGGTGCTCCACGTGAGCGGAGTCGTCCATCCCACTTCGAAGTGCCCGGCCCACGAATCGTATTCGGCGTCATCGTCGCCGTAGAGCTGGTTGGCTGGCTTGAACAGGAACCCGGTGGAATCGGCATCGCCCCACTGGTAGGCCGCCTCCGCTTCCCAGTCGAACCCGCTCCACGTGCCCGCCCCGCGCGCGCCCACGGTGTGCAACTGCGTGGCATCGTAGTCATCCAGATTTGCGGCGTCTTCCAGCCATTCGATTGGCGCGGCGAAATTAGTGTCGTTCAGGCTGCCCGCGTCGCGGAGATACATGTAGTAGGCGTCGAACTGCAGGTTGGACGATACGGGCGCTGTACGCCCGCGAAACGGGCCGTTGCGCATGAATGCGTCGTACATGCCATAGACGACCCGCATGGGGAACAGCATCTGGCGCATGTTCTGGGGCATGATACCCGCGCTGCCGTCACCAATTGCCCACGTGGCGTACATGCCGTAGAAGTCGACGTCTCCATCCTGCTCGCTTGCGCCACGCTCGGCGA is a window from the Candidatus Hydrogenedentota bacterium genome containing:
- a CDS encoding alginate export family protein, with the translated sequence MRIPTYLLVAGIFILAAAPAPGDLQNVEIGGKIEIYGAWYSNLFERSGNAERIPNFFLPSRPIGPYNTASWLRAGDGGHNADYWEQRTRLHVLADFTNEVTAFIELDNVSGWGDDFRSDYLTGRDARGNSIDGIDIHQAYISVDKLFGLPAQLRIGRQELEFGSGWLMGSDSGPDPFVGLSFDAMRLTIGDETMRIDAWASKLAERGASEQDGDVDFYGMYATWAIGDGSAGIMPQNMRQMLFPMRVVYGMYDAFMRNGPFRGRTAPVSSNLQFDAYYMYLRDAGSLNDTNFAAPIEWLEDAANLDDYDATQLHTVGARGAGTWSGFDWEAEAAYQWGDADSTGFLFKPANQLYGDDDAEYDSWAGHFEVGWTTPLTWSTRAFLGGAYYGGEDNRDISFLEWLNPFDRPDSSVSFNRLFTSWLEDMFIDVTAMSNFWKGYIGVNAYPSERVELGLTLSYLELIEGFDSPVGVTFGDWKVPVAPALSFWTEDGSKDLGWQTSLWVTYAYSDNLTFELGWSHWFTGDAIGEGIAFTDEYGLRNIGGRSDDDQDFVYFYTSIEF